The Dama dama isolate Ldn47 chromosome 25, ASM3311817v1, whole genome shotgun sequence genome window below encodes:
- the MRPS30 gene encoding large ribosomal subunit protein mL65: MAATKCWRFVLRSPGLSLHTAAEAAVTAPEVTGSDVKAVAVARYPPIVASLTADSKAARQRRVERWQATVHAAKSVDEKLRILTKMQFMKYVVYPQTFALNADRWYQSFTKTVFLSGLPPPPAQPDPGPAQVLDLTALRAAACDCLLQEHLFLRRKKRAPIYQERYTVASSFLNQLVASLTGLLSAYNPVLAAAALDCNRPVHFYWLRGEEIIPSGHRKGRVDAVRYQINDKPHNQIRISRQLPEFVPLDYSVPVEVPVKNCKPDKLPLFKRQYENAIFIGTKTADPLCYGHTQFHLLPDKLKRERLLKQNCADQIEVIFRANAIASLFAWTGAQAMYQGFWSEADVTRPFVSQGVITDGKYFSFFCYQLNTLALTAQADQDNPRKNICWGTQSKPLYETIEDNDVKGFNDDVLLQLVHFLLNRPEEEKAQLLEN; encoded by the exons ATGGCGGCGACCAAGTGCTGGAGGTTTGTGCTCCGTAGTCCAGGGCTGTCATTGCACACCGCGGCCGAGGCCGCCGTCACGGCTCCAGAAGTGACCGGCTCAGATGTCAAGGCGGTCGCAGTCGCGCGCTACCCGCCGATCGTGGCTTCCCTAACTGCCGACAGCAAGGCGGCACGGCAGCGGCGAGTGGAGCGATGGCAGGCCACAGTGCACGCGGCCAAGTCGGTGGACGAGAAGCTGCGAATTCTTACCAAGATGCAGTTCATGAAATACGTAGTTTACCCACAGACCTTCGCCCTGAACGCTGACCGCTGGTACCAGAGCTTCACTAAGACCGTGTTCCTGTCGGGGCTACCGCCGCCGCCTGCCCAGCCAGATCCGGGGCCCGCGCAGGTTCTGGACCTCACTGCCCTTCGCGCCGCCGCCTGTGACTGCCTCTTGCAGGAGCACCTCTTTCTGCGGCGCAAGAAGCGTGCGCCCATCTACCAGGAACGCTACACCGTCGCCTCATCCTTCTTGAACCAACTGGTAGCTTCCCTCACCGGCTTGCTCAGCGCTTACAATCCGGTCCTGGCTGCCGCCGCCCTCG ATTGTAACCGCCCAGTTCACTTCTACTGGTTGCGAGGTGAAGAAATTATTCCTAGTGGTCATCGGAAAGGTCGAGTTGATGCTGTGCGATACCAAATAAATGATAAACCCCACAACCAGATTCGAATATCCAGACAACTCCCTGAG tttgtgCCACTGGATTATTCTGTACCTGTAGAAGTCCCTGTTAAGAATTGTAAGCCAGACAAACTCCCATTATTCAAACGGCAATATGAAAATGCCATCTTTATTG GCACAAAGACAGCAGATCCACTCTGTTATGGACATACCCAGTTTCATCTACTACCTGACAAATTAAAAAGGGAACGGCTTTTGAAACAAAACTGTGCTGATCAGATAGAAGTCATTTTTAGAGCTAATGCTATTGCAAGCCTTTTTGCTTGGACTGGAGCACAGGCTATGTATCAAG GATTCTGGAGTGAAGCAGACGTTACTCGACCTTTTGTCTCCCAGGGTGTGATCACAGATGGAAAAtacttctcttttttctgttaCCAGTTAAACACTTTAGCACTAACTGCGCAAGCTGATCAAGACAACCCTCGTAAAAATATATGTTGGGGAACACAAAGTAAGCCTCTTTATGAAACAATCGAAGATAATGATGTCAAAGGTTTTAATGATGACGTTTTACTTCAGTTGGTTCACTTTTTACTAAATAGaccagaagaagagaaagcacAGCTgttggaaaattaa